In the genome of Bradyrhizobium ottawaense, the window TCAGCTATCGCGAGGTCAACGCCTTCATGGCGCGCGCCTTGATGCGCTTCCGAAAAGCCAAGACCGCGTTCTGGGTGCAGGATTATCATTTCCTCGCGCTCGGCGCCGAACTGCGTGATCTCGGCGTCGACGATCCGATCGGCTTCTTCCTGCATACGCCGTGGCCGGTCGCCGCGGTGATGCAGGGCGTGCCCAATCATCGCGAGCTGATCACGGCAATGCTGGCCTACGATCTGCTCGGCTTCCAGACCGAGGAGGATTGCCAGAATTTTCTCGGCTACGTCGCGAGCGAGCTTGGCCTCGCCGTCGAGGACGGCGTTGCGATTTCGCAGCATGGCCGCACCCGCTGCGAGGTCTTCCCGATCGGAATCGATGCGGAGAAGTTTGCGCAATACGCGGCGAAATCGGCCTCGCATCCCGACGTGTCGCGGCTGCGGCGCAGCCTCAATGGCGAGCGCCTCGCGATCGGTGTCGACCGGCTCGACTATTCGAAGGGCCTCGTCAACCGCATCAGCGCGTTCGACCGGCTCTGGACCGAACAGCCGCAATTCTTGCGCAGCATCTCGCTGCTGCAGATCGCCAACCCCTCGCGCGGCGGCATCGAAGCCTATGGCAATCTGCAGAACGATGTCGCGCGCCTCGTCACCGACGTCAACGGCCGCCACGGCGAGGTCGACTGGACGCCGATCCGCTATTTGAACAAGGGCTTCAGCCAGGCGGTGCTCGCAGGGCTCTACCGGACCGCGCAGATCGGCGTGGTGACGCCGCTGCATGACGGCATGAACCTCGTCGCCAAGGAATATGTCGCCGCGCAAAACCCGGCCGATCCCGGCGTGCTGGTGCTGTCGAAATTCGCAGGCGCGGCCAACGAGCTCGATGCCGCGCTGGTCGTCAATCCGCACGACATCGACGGCATGGCCCGCGCGATCGCGATCGCCGCCGCGATGCCGCTCACCGAGCGCAAGATGCGCTGGGACGCGATGATGAAGAAGCTGCGCGGCCACACCATCCAGCAATGGTCGGCCGATTTCGTCGCCGAGCTCGAGAAGTGCCGGACGGAGAAGGCCGCTGTCACCCCGCTCGCCACGCAGCCGCCGCAGGCTCTGCGCTGGCTGAAGTCGGCGATCTCAGGCGTAAGGCTGATATAGGATTCCGCGTCATGGCCGGGCTTGTCCCGGCCATCCACGTCTCACCCCAAGTCCTTAAGAACGTGGATGCCCGGGACAAGCCCGGGCATGACGGCGTACGACTGCGGCCTCAATAGCAATACGACACCCCATCCAGAATGGCGCATTGCCGCTTGTTCGGCGCGTTGGGATCGTCCATCGGCGCCATGCCCTTGCCCTGGCCGACGAACACGCCGGGCCCGACATGCACCGAGCTCTTGTTGCCGATGATCACGCTCGGATGCGGCGCCGAGCTCGAGCGCGTGCCGTCCGGCCAGATGATGGCATCGCCCGACAGCACCCCGCGCCGGCCGTCGTTGCAGCTGACATCGACCCCTTGCCGGGTGCAGACCTGGGCGGCGGCGGGCACGGCGAAGGCGGAGCCAAGGGCCGAAATCAGGCCAAGGGCGACGATGGTGCTGCGGATGGTCATGGCGTCCCCGGTCGTGTTTGCTGTTCTTACGTGAATCGTCGCGCCAAACCCGTCACCGGTTCAGCCGGCAGGAGGGTCATGGCATCTGCCGTGCCAGATATTATCCCGTAAATACAATATCTTACGGAAAATTCACCCGATTTCCCGGCGATCCCTTGCAAAATCATCGGCGCCCCTTCAAGAGAGGGCGCTCCGGAGAGATGGCCGAGTGGCTTAAGGCGCACGCTTGGAAAGCGTGTGTGCGGGAAACCGTACCGTGGGTTCGAATCCCACTCTCTCCGCCACATAGCTAAAATGATCTCGTAGTTGGAGCTACAGAGAGGCCAGAAACTCGGCCATTTTCCTGCTTTTTGCGGGCAGAGAAGCTGCTGGCGGTCATCCAACTCCGGCCTGAATGAGGCCGGAGAACCGAATTTTCTCTGAATCTTTGAACCCCGCAATTCGGTCAAGTACGGCATTTCTCAGAAAATCAACGGCTTGGCTGCGGAGTGGTTTGAATTCGTCTCGCTCAACCAAATAGGGAATAGCAGGTTTGAGCCTCCTATCCAGCCACCAGTCTCGCAGTTACCACGGTTTACAACTTATGCCGCACAAAAACCGAAACCCGAGGTTTTCGCAGTCGAGTAAGTCTCTAGGCATCCTGTCTCCGTTTCTCGGGGCTGAAATTCTCGATTTATTGCCTTAAGTTGCATAGGGTTTTCCACGCTCGCCACGAGATTCTGAGCAGCATCTGAAAATTTAGAAGGCCATTTTGACGCGAGAGATCAGGTTCATTGAGTTAAACCGGACGTTCCACGAGCTCTCTCAGCACGCAGGAAAGAGCGATGACGTCGATCTCTCGCAAGTTTTCCACGTGAGGAGCAATCTCGGGTGGGCCGATGTTTTGCAAATGCCGCGAGCAGTAATCCTTTCGGAAGCTGGCTCGGGCAAAACTCAAGAAATCCGCAACGTGGCCTCGCGGCTTCGAGCGGAAGGGAAAGCTGCATTCTTCTTGCGGCTCGAATTGATTCCAGAAGACTTCGACATCGCTTTCGAAGTTGGATCAATAGAATTGTTCGATAATTGGGTTTCTTCGTCAGAAACTGGCTGGCTATTGTTAGATTCAGTTGATGAGGCTCGCCTTCGCAGTCCGCTTGATTTTGAACGATCGGTCCGTCGGCTGGGGAAGCTCATCGAAAAAGCTAAAGCGCGGTCCCACATTATTCTCACCGGGCGTACGCACGCTTGGCGACCGAAAACCGACGTTGATCTATGCGAGCGACATATTGGTTTTCTCCCTCAAGCGTGCGCCATAGCAGGTGAGGAGACAGCTGCGACTGCTGAAACGGAAGTTGCAGTTGAAGATGATTTTGAATTGAGCAAGCAGGAAGAGCCGAGCAATCGAAAATTTCGCATTATTGCCTTGGATGACTTATCCCAAGATCAGGTCAAGATATTCGCAGAGGCTAAGGGCGTTGCAGACGTCGGCAATTTCGTCAGAGAAATTGAGAGAGTTGACGCGTGGTCATCTACGACGCGCCCGCAAGATTTAGAAGATGTGATTGTCCTATGGAATGATAAAGGAGAGATCGGAAATCGTCTTCAAGTCATGAAAAATAGCACGGCACGACGCCTCTCCGAGCGTGATCAACCGCGAGCGGAGGCTCAACCGCTTTCTGATGACCGCGCCTTAGAAGGAGCCAAGCTTATCGCCGGTGCAGCCACCTTAGGTCAGACACAAGTCATACGGGTCCCAGATGGCGCCAGCAACACGGCTGGCCTGTCTGCGAAAGAGGTGTTGCCTGGCTGGGGAGACGATGAGATTGCGGCGCTACTATCGCGCCCCATGTTTGACGACGCAATTTACGGGGTTGTTCGTTTTCACCATCGCTCGGCGCGCGAATATTTGACGGCCGTTTGGTTAAAGCAGCTTCTGGACCGTCCTGCATCGAGAAAGGCAGTGGAGGATCTCCTTTTCAAAACGATATATGGGATAGAAGTTGTCGTTCCAACGATGAGGCCAGTGTTGCCGTGGCTCGCGATCTTCGATGATAAGATCAGGGAACGCGTCCGGAATTTAGCGCCAGAAGTCATCGTCGAAGGAGGTGATCCTAATTCTTTGCCACTGCCAACACGCAGAGAAATTCTGGACGAAATCTGCGCGAAAATTGCGCAGGAACGCGTCGTTCATTCAGCGACCGAATACTCAGCTGTTCAACGTTTCGCGCAAGCAGACATAGCTGAAGATATTCGCCGCCTTCTGAAGCAGTATGCATCAAACGATGCCGTGACGGGCTTTCTCACTCGGATGATATGGCTGGGAAGGCTGCAATCGCTTCAGCTTGAGGCTCAGCAGGTCGCTCTTTCCAGATCAGCCTCCCGGTATACAAGGATTTCCGCCATTCGTGCGGTTCGGGAGGTTGGCACCGAGGTGGACCTTGCGAATGTTCGGCAGGCGTTTCTACTGGAATCTCCGCGTTTGGATCGTGATTGGCTCGGCGAGCTTGTAACCGACTTACCGCCTAGCGCCGACAATGTCGTCTGGGTGCTCTCTGCTATAGAGAAAGCGAAGGATAAGGAGCCATATTCAGTTGATCGCCTCACAGATGCGTTGACGTCGTTTTCGGACGCGGCCGATTTGCGCCTTTTGTCCGCTCTCCTTGACGGCATCGTTAAGCTCTTTGACACGCCCCCTTATATCGAACGGGGATACTGTGAAGTATCCCAGCGCTACTCTTGGATCATGAAGGCTGCGGCTCACGCGGTCGAACGTCTCATTTCTGCGAAGGATCCTGCGGCGTTGCACTGGCGCAGTTTGGAGACTCTTCGAAAATTCCGAGCGGTCCGTGAATGGGGTGAAGAAGCGAAAGAGATTAAGGTCGGGTTTGGCAAAACGGTTCCCGGTTGGCTTGAACTCAACGATGCTTCGTTTTGGCATGACATCGCCGAAACAAGAAAGGTTACCACGCGAAAAAAAGATGAGCCGTTAACCGACTTTTGGCCGGCTTGTGTCTTTGGTGCGTTTTGGAAGTTTAACGCAGGCGATTTCGACCGTGTTTGCGAGTGGATTGAAAACCGCTCCGAACCCGACGACCGCTTGGTCGCGCTTTCCCTTGCTTTTTCAATCTACGCAGAAAATGACAAGCCGAGAGCTTGGCGCGAGAGGTTGAAGCAGATATGCGCGCGCGACGAAGCGCTGAAGGCGAAGTTGGTGCAGCTGACCACGCCCTCTCCTGAAGCCCTAAGGTATCGCCAGGAGGAGCGCCGATGGAAGCGTCGCGCTGATGCTCGGAAACAGAAGGAGCTTGACCAATTTGCGAAAAACGTAGCTTACGCACAGGGAAACCTAGATTTCATCCGAGACCCTAAGTTTCCAAGCGCCGACGATCTCTCGCAATTGCAGTGGTATTTGCACCACTTCATCCGTGAACAAAGTGAAGGAAATTCGTCCAAATGGACGGAGGGGCGATGGCGCGAACTTATTCCGTCGTTTGGTCGGGATGTCGCCGAGGCATACCGGGATGGAGCCATAAATTATTGGCGAAAGTATCACCCCGTCCTTCGGTCTGAAGGAGCCACGCCAAATCAGACGTCGAATAAAGTGATTTTTGGTTTGACGGGTCTAGCGATCGAGTTGCGAGAGTATCCTGACACCCTGCGCACTTTGATGCCCGAACAGGTGACGCGCGCGACTCGGTACGCAGTTCATGAATTAAACGGGTTCCCCGCTTGGTTCGCTGATCTCTATGCGCATTCTCGAGCAGATGTCTTAAAAGTCATTTTGGGCGAAATCGATTGGGAGCTGAAATCCGGTTCGCCCGAATCCAATACCAACTATGTTTTGAGCGACATAAGTTGGTCCGCAGAATGGGCATGGAACGACATTGCGCCCGAGCTGTTTGACAGGCTTCAAAAATTCGAGCCGAAAAATGCTTCGCAGCTTCATCATATCATAAAAATTATGCAGGGATCGAGCATTGCTGACGCTGATATTGCACGCTTGGCCGCATCGAAGGTCAATGATGAGAATAATCGCCATATGGCCGATTGGTTCGCTGTGTGGGTTGGTGTAGACCCAGGCAAAGCAATTCCCGCATTGTCGGAAAAACTAAGAAAAGAGACGGAGGTCGAAAAACGTACGCTACTTGCTATGCATTTTGTGACAAAGCTTTGGGGTGGACGACGTTCGGAAACGTTCGGCGCCCGAAGTGCATTCCGTACACCGGCGCATTTAGAGGCTTTGTACGAAGTCATGCATGAATGCATTCGAGTGCAAGAGGACATCGAACGCGCAAGCGGGGTCGCGTATTCTCCCGAGTTACGTGACGATGCACAAGATGGACGCAATCGAATATTGAACGAGCTGGTTAAGGTGCCCGGAAAGGAAGCATTCTTAGCGCTGCAAGCGATTGCTAAGGCACATCGTCAGCATCCTTCGTTTCCCCACCTAGAAAATCTCTGCCGGCACCGAGCAGAGCAGGATGCCGATTTGCAGGCTTGGTCACCAGAAGCCGTCTGTGAGTTCAATGAAAGGCTTGACCGCACGCCTTCGACTCACCGCGAACTGGCGGACTTGGCGATGCTTCGCTTTCTCGATCTCAAAGATGAGCTGGAGAACGGAGACGACAGCATTTCGACTGTGGTTCGCGCGATCGAGCAGGAAACGGTGTTGCGAAACTTTATTGGGCGCGAGCTGCGAGAGAAGGCGTTCGGTCGATACGCAATTCCTCAGGAGGAGCAATTCGCCGATGACAAGAAGCCGGACCTCCGCTTCCATGGGATGGGGTTCGATGCTCCAGTGCCTGTCGAGCTGAAGATCTCAGACAATTGGACGGGACCGAAGCTGTTTGAGCGGCTCGAGAATCAATTAGCGGGCGATTATCTTAGGGACCGGCGCGGTGGCCGTGGCATTTTCCTTTTGGTGTATCGTGGAGAGAAAAAGGGGGGCTGGCAGATTCCTGGCGCGCGGAACTTCGTGAATTTCGATGAACTGGTCGCAGCGTTGCGAAGGCATTGGGCTTCTATTTCATCAAAGTTCGCGAACATCGATGACATCACAATTGTAGGAATCGATCTTACCAAAAGAAGTAATTAGGGTGCGCCGCAGTGGCGTGACAGAGTTCAGGCAGCATGTTTCACCGGCAACGATGCGGAAATCCGCGGCCCGCTCGAAACCACTCCCATATATGTGGGGAGCTTTAGCGCGCTCTAGCTTTCCGAGCAGATGAGCTGATCAGAACCTGCTGCTCATCCCACTCAGCGGGGATGGATTTAAACAGCTGCGCCAGCTCGAGGCCGTCAGGCTGCAGGCCGTTCAGGATGGCTTCGGTGATGGCCGGCGAGAGCAGCGTCAGCCGAAGCACGCGGGAAAGATAGGACTCGTTGATCTTCTCCGCCTTGGCGAGGTCGCGCACCGTGGTGAACATGTTGGACTCGAGCATGTTGCGCCAGCGATGCGCTCGCACCACCGCTTTGATCAGCGTGTTGTCTACCTGGGGCTTTTCGGGCGCCCAAACATCGACATTGGCAGGCGTGACTACGCGCTTACGTCCACCCGATCGTTGCAATGAAAACGGGATGCTCACGACCATGGTTCTGCCGTCGCGGCTAAGCTTGGGTTGCCCGATAGGGCCGAGGTTAAGGGTGGTCGGTCGGTTCATTCGGCGGCCTGCTGGAAGGGCTGAGGCTGCAATTCGGAGGAGAGCGATGTCAGGCCCTGGATCTTCAAGGTGATGTCCATTCGCTCGGCGTGCACGTCGATGCGCTCGACGAGCAACGCGACGATCCGTGCCTGTTCTGTCGGGAACAGCTCATCCCAAAGCGCGTCAAAGCCAAGCAGGGCGCTACGCACCTCCGCCTCGTTGACCTCCGCGGATTGGTTGCGGAGAGCACGCCAGGTTTGAATGATGACTTCGGGTGTTTGCAGCAACCGTCGCACCTGATCGATGATGATGCGCTCCAACTCAGCGGCGGGGACCAATTTGACGGGACAATCCGATCGACCCTGCTTCATCGCGGTCTGGCTGATGTAATAGCGATAAAGCCTGCCCGACTTCCGGGTGTGGGTTGGCGACATCGCTGCACCGTCCGGACCGAACAACAGACCTTTCAGCAGGGCAGGTGATTGTGCCCGGCTATTGTTGGCCCGCTTGCGCGGGCTCTCCTGGAGGATGGCGTGGACCTGATCCCAGAGCTTCTGATCGATGATTGCTTCGTGCTCACCTGGATATGAGGTGCCCTTATGAACGGCCTCGCCAAGATAGACCCTGTTGTGAAGGATCTTGTACAGCACCCCCTTGTCCAGGAGCTGTCCGTACCGCGTGCGTTCGTCGGCCGCAACGAGCTCGCGGGCCAGCAGGGTCGCGGACTTGAGCTGGACGAAGCGACGAAAAATGGACCGAACCCGTTCTGCATCGACTTCATGAATGAGCAATTTGCGGTCACGGACTTCATAACCGAGCGGCGTCCACCCTCCCATCCATTTGCCGCGCTTGCGAGATGCCGCAACCTTGTCGCGGATGCGCTCTCCGATCAGCTCGCGCTCGAACTGGGCAAAAGTCACGAGGATGTTGAGGGCCATGCGGCCCATGGCGTCCTTGGTATTGAACGATTGGGTGACAGAGACGAACGTCACCCCATGGCGTTCAAAGAGCTCCACAAGGTTGAGGAAGTCGAGCATCGACCGCGACAGTCGGTCGATTTTGTAGACGATAATGACGTCTATCTTGCCGGCTTGGACGGCAGCGACAAGCCGCTTAAGGGCCGGCCGTTCAAGGGTACCACCTGAAAAGCCGCCATCATCGTAGCGATCGGAAACCGCCGTCCAGCCCTCGGCTCGCTGGCTGACGATGTAAGCCTCACAAGACTCTCTCTGAGCGTCGAGCGAGTTGAAGTCCATGTCGAGGCCTTCCTCGCTGGACTTGCGGGTATAGACGGCGCAGCGGACCTTACGGACGCCAGGGCGCCCTGGGGCTGCGTTCTCACGGGAGTTGGCGAACAAGGAAGCTCGGCCCTTTTGAGTCTTGCGGGAGTTCATTTGCCAGCCGACTTTTTCAAGCCGAAGAAGACCCAGCCATTCCAATTTGTGCCGGTGATCTGGCGGGCAACCGAGGACAGGGACTTGTAGGGGCGGCCGAGATATTCGAAGTCATCGTGGCGAACGGTGACGCAGTGCTCCACACCCTCCCATTCGCGGATCAGCTTGGTCCCGGCAACGGGACGGAGAGGGGGACGGGCCTTGCGGTCTGCCGGCTTCTGATTGGCATATTGCTCAGCCATGGCCTTGAGCCGTTCGGTCGTTTCCCGGCTCAAGCCGCCATAGGCCAATTCCTGAATGCGGTAGGCCAGCCGGCTCTCCAGGAAGCGGCGGTTATAGGCAGGGGGCTCAGTATCGAAAAGCTCGCGCCAGCGGGCCTTAAGGACGGGTGCGGAGGCGCCTTTCAGGGCCGCCAATTGCGACAAAATGGACGCTTTCACGGGGTAACTTCCTGGGCTTTGCGGGCCACATCACCCTCAGACTGCTCGCCACAGTCGAGCAGAGTTTTTGCCGCACAGCGGGTTTTTTGACTGGACTTTCGATCGGAAAGACGCTGGTGGGCGACCGCAAGAATGGCCGCAATTTCCCGGAGGTCGCTGTCCGAATCGGTCATGGACTGAGTCCCAAGTGGCTCAGACCGTGTACTCGACAGCTTTTTAGGGCGTCTCGGTTGAAAAATGGCAGTGAAAGGAAGAAGAATCGCTGTCTGTTGATTTGGAGATTCTCTCCCGAGTCATGGCGGTCTCAAAATACATCGACTTCGTGGACCTCGTTGATGGGTGGTCGGAGCAAAGCGGTGAGCTTCCATTGCTCACCCTGCGCCGCATCTGCGACGGGGCGATCTCTGGCCATTTTCCAGAAGGAACATTTGTGCTGCCGAACGGCGAGCCGATCGACCTTCTTGAGCTGTATTGGGCGATGAAAAGAGAGATCGGAGCGCACGCCCCGATCGATCGGGACTACGGAACTAAGCTCATCAATCGGATCATCGTTAGCAAGTCTGGGATACGCAGGTTCTGTGAACAACACGGGGTGGAGCTACCTCCCGGCGTCAGGTCATTAAAATCGAGCCTACGTCGTCTGGTGGGAAAGCCGCGACACCTCGGTCCT includes:
- a CDS encoding trehalose-6-phosphate synthase; its protein translation is MNLVVVSNRVARGKPNEPMTGGLAAALLPVVEHSGAIWVGSSGRVRDGHQKEPFAEIEALGSGAIATLDLPAAHYGGYYEGFANSALWPALHSRSDLIRVSRDDYVSYREVNAFMARALMRFRKAKTAFWVQDYHFLALGAELRDLGVDDPIGFFLHTPWPVAAVMQGVPNHRELITAMLAYDLLGFQTEEDCQNFLGYVASELGLAVEDGVAISQHGRTRCEVFPIGIDAEKFAQYAAKSASHPDVSRLRRSLNGERLAIGVDRLDYSKGLVNRISAFDRLWTEQPQFLRSISLLQIANPSRGGIEAYGNLQNDVARLVTDVNGRHGEVDWTPIRYLNKGFSQAVLAGLYRTAQIGVVTPLHDGMNLVAKEYVAAQNPADPGVLVLSKFAGAANELDAALVVNPHDIDGMARAIAIAAAMPLTERKMRWDAMMKKLRGHTIQQWSADFVAELEKCRTEKAAVTPLATQPPQALRWLKSAISGVRLI
- a CDS encoding recombinase family protein, which produces MDFNSLDAQRESCEAYIVSQRAEGWTAVSDRYDDGGFSGGTLERPALKRLVAAVQAGKIDVIIVYKIDRLSRSMLDFLNLVELFERHGVTFVSVTQSFNTKDAMGRMALNILVTFAQFERELIGERIRDKVAASRKRGKWMGGWTPLGYEVRDRKLLIHEVDAERVRSIFRRFVQLKSATLLARELVAADERTRYGQLLDKGVLYKILHNRVYLGEAVHKGTSYPGEHEAIIDQKLWDQVHAILQESPRKRANNSRAQSPALLKGLLFGPDGAAMSPTHTRKSGRLYRYYISQTAMKQGRSDCPVKLVPAAELERIIIDQVRRLLQTPEVIIQTWRALRNQSAEVNEAEVRSALLGFDALWDELFPTEQARIVALLVERIDVHAERMDITLKIQGLTSLSSELQPQPFQQAAE
- a CDS encoding DUF2924 domain-containing protein, whose product is MKASILSQLAALKGASAPVLKARWRELFDTEPPAYNRRFLESRLAYRIQELAYGGLSRETTERLKAMAEQYANQKPADRKARPPLRPVAGTKLIREWEGVEHCVTVRHDDFEYLGRPYKSLSSVARQITGTNWNGWVFFGLKKSAGK